In Chaetodon auriga isolate fChaAug3 chromosome 9, fChaAug3.hap1, whole genome shotgun sequence, the genomic window GAGCGAGCTGAGCGGCAGCACGCTGAAGGAGAAGCACAGGAACATGCTGCAGTACCAGCTGCCATCGTCGCTCACCTCGCTCACTCACATCTTCTCCATCCTGGCCAAGAACAAAGACACGCTGAGGATCGAAGACTACTCCGTCACTCAGACCACGCTGGACCAGGTGAGGAGAcgaaacacacacctggaccaggtacacacacgaaacacacacctggaccAGGTAAAGACATGGAGCACACCTGTCGGTCGGACACCTGTTCAGACCTGAAACGTTAAACTTTGAGGGAATCTGTCCGCACACCTGTGCTTTCGCGGCCTCTTCAGCGGCCTGCAGGTGTGACACCTGAGCAGAAAGACTGTTCAGGTGACGGTTGGGCTGCTTTCGGCGCCTCGACCTAAACTGTGACACCTCAGTTACCTTCAGCAGGTCTCAGTGGTTTCATTTGGTGTTTCTGgtgtttcaggtgtttgtgAACTTTGCGAAGGACCAGAGTGACGACTATCACTCCAAAGACAACTCGGTGAGACGGAACGACGTCCCCGCCGGCGTTTCCACGCTGGGCTCGAGCCGGCGAGCCGCCGAGGGCGAGAGCGTGGTGTGATCACGTGATCGCGTTTAGGAGGCTGGAGCTTCAGCCTGGACTCGACCTGCAGCGGAGGGCACGCCCCCTCCTCACCTGTTATGATGTCATACTGATTTGAATACTGTGGGCGGAGTCACCGCCGCCTCATGCCAGTCAATGCAAATGATTTCTCGCGGAGGTGCCGAGCGGCCGCCGGCCTCCGACCGGACCAAGTGTTAAAGAAACTTGAATAACTTCCGTCTCTTCAGTGATTGAAGCGCCGCCTTAATGAACCTTCAGGTCTGTCAATCATTTCAATCAGACCGTTTTTTACAGCGTTTGAATCCGTTTTTATTGAGCTGACCTTTATTTATACGAGTAGCTGAAACGCAGAGTAATTTCTTGTCTTATCTTAGCTGAGGCCGAGGTGGCGCGACTGCTTCCTTAGCGTTCAACAGCCAATCATAGAGCTCgatgcaaagaggaaaagagtTGATtgattttgtagttttttttaggAAAAGACGGTAAAAAGagcagatttgttttgtttggtgtgAAGCAGTGAAATACCTCATCAGCTGACGGCACACTACAGTATTGACCAGTTCCCCGAACAGCCGATCGATCGTCCCTCCTTCAGCTTCCTGATTGGACCGAAGGAGTTTAGCACTTTACGTGTTCACGCCATCAGACTTCGTCTTTGCACTGAAATCATTACGCATCATTATTTAAAGTGACagagaggctgatgggaagaaGAACTGTTACTGACTGAACGACCAATAAAACGAGACAAATCTACGTCTGCGCAGCTTCTGTGTGCTCTTtgattcacactcacacacactcacacacacagacgctcaATAACTAGCGATCAATAATGATTAGATAAGAGTCAATAAATGGAACTGATCAATAACTAAAGTCATTGATGACTGAGTGGAACAGACAGGacaaatgttcatgttttagtTTATTCAGGTACTTTTAACAGACTGCCTGTGATtggatgctgcagctgtcactcaaacgCTGACGGTCTTTTAATACAGACTCAGAATTATTCTGTTTCTAACGATGTGAAACATTCATTTACATCAGCTCTTCCTCTTTAACTCGTcctcctcactgtgtctctgagctgaagctggacagcaggaaaatgttcatgctaagctgtgattggttcatCAAGGGAACAGGGCGGTGCTTAGGCTCAGCCAGGTGTTGGAGGTTCAGGACTGCAGGGAGGTGAGGACTGGTTTTACTAAAGTTTATGATGTTTGTCTCTGTTGCTGTGGAGACGCAGGTGTGAGGACAGGAAGTTACTTCAGTGGAGAGAATGGACAAGGAAACATGAGTTTATTGTCCTGCGAGTCCAGATGGAGGACGCTGTTtctgactgagggagagagacagatctGTTAGTGCTGATTGGTTATTGATCACCATCCTTTAATGATCACTTTATCCACAACAACCCTGACCTGACCCTGACCTgaccctgacccctgaccctgacctgaccctgacccctgaccccctGAACTGCTTTAGACTCAAAACTGGTCACTTTAAGAACTCAGTTCATCTGAATCTTTGCTCAAATGTTGTgactttttctcactttttggATCATCTGCAGACGTTTCTGAAGttcattaaatgtaatttttcaggAGATCCGCTGACTCCATCGACCTGTGGTCCATCCAGAATCCAAAAACATCTTTGTGTCCACAGGTCTTCACTAAATACATCAATACGAGTGATACCAGATATCATAACACGAGGACCAGAAACAATAAGTCTGCAAATGTTCCAAAATAAAGATCCTCCCTCCGAAAACTCGACGTATGAACACCAGTTTTCAGACCGCCATCGAGAAGCCGTCAAAGCCGGAGGACAAACGGTCCACCGGGAGACCAGTGTCCAACGCAAACCTCTGAACACGTTggacaaagagctgcagctgtgtaaCAGGAAGAACTAAACAATGTTTGCAGAGATTTAAAAAAGTTTTCTTCAGCCCATCAAAACCTTTTTTATTCGCCGTGAAGCTTCCAAACATCGAGCTGCAGCGGACGGACAGAAACTCAAAGACGGAAACTGGACGTAAAGCCACTGGAGACACTTGATGGGATCAACTGGTGGACGTCAGCTGACATGAAAGTGACTCAGCAGGAGTCACGtatgacctcctcctcctgcaggtttATGCTTTTTCTGTTAGCTGCGCTCCTGATTATACTGTGAAATAACCTGAACATGCAGTATTTAGTGCATACTGCAGTACTATGTAGTACAAACTACACACTACATCAGTCTGTCGTGTGCAGCTCTGAATACAGCATCACGTGTGATGTTATACGATGTTGTGTATGACGTCACAGCATATGATGTCACTCAGCATCAGGGGCGGAGTCTCACCTGCAGCGACCACCCGGGCGTCAGTGTGAGCTTTGTGTCGAACTTCAGCTCGCTGGTCGGCGCTCTCAAACCACCAGAGGGCGTGAACTGACCGAGatacagtgacatcatcatcatcaacgcACACACGCAGTCTGTGTGATCACCTGTTTACACTCAGAACAGGTGAGCAGCATCTTTCAGGTGTTTCTTGGCTGGTTATTATTTACAGTGTTTCAAAGTTTAGCACCAAAACATCACAAAGCAAATTCAGTCACGGCGCGTGCCGAAGCTTTTCGCAGCATTATTTTTTACAGCGTACCTCTGTTCAGCACGCCAAACTCGCTGTGGAAGGCTCCCATCAGCTTGCCGTACCCCGGTGCATCATGGGCAGAGACAGCAGCCTGGAAGGCGTTGCCCCAAACTGCCGGACCTCCGGGACGCATCTGGAAGGAAACCAGCTCGtacacacctgaaacacacctgGTGTCATAATGCAGACGTGACGTCATTGAAAGCAGTTACGTAGTTTTGACGGCGTGGGGGCGGGGCTTACCGCCCTCCTGTGGCGGCCTCTGCAGCTGACTCCAAGGAAGCAGGTAGACGACCTCGTTGTCCTGAGACGTCAGCATCGGTATGGCCCGGGAGATGTACTCTGACAGCCAGACCGGGTCCTGAGACAAGGCTGCCCGAACAGCTGCCCGCTGAGAGTAActgtctgaggaggagggggaggaggaggacagggaagtCTGTTACACGTTTAAAAACCTGGTGATGAAGAACCATCAAACAGAGAACAATGTTCTTACCATATTTCCAAATATGGAAAACCTTGTTCAGGCCGCCGTACTCAACGC contains:
- the nipsnap3a gene encoding protein NipSnap homolog 3A; amino-acid sequence: MLKFRSSALRPAAVLLSPAAAPAAAAAAQPRVRLSTGPQQEHRTFYEFRTYCVRPDQNAAFLKLTNEKIHLRTAHSELIGYWSVEYGGLNKVFHIWKYDSYSQRAAVRAALSQDPVWLSEYISRAIPMLTSQDNEVVYLLPWSQLQRPPQEGGVYELVSFQMRPGGPAVWGNAFQAAVSAHDAPGYGKLMGAFHSEFGVLNRVHALWWFESADQRAEVRHKAHTDARVVAAVRNSVLHLDSQDNKLMFPCPFSPLK